One Candidatus Margulisiibacteriota bacterium DNA segment encodes these proteins:
- the purB gene encoding adenylosuccinate lyase — MIERYSRKIMQDIWSLENKFRVWLEVEIAACEAHNKLGNIPDDALRVIKKKADINVERINEIEEVTNHDVIAFTTCVAEYIGPESRYVHLGLTSSDVVDTAFSVLIKQSAEIILKDMKELLPVLKTLAYKYKDLLMMGRTHGVHAEPMTLGLKFALWYDEFGRNIRRFESAIKEIAVGQISGAVGNYSNIDPYVEEFVCKKLGLAQVNVSTQIIQRDRHAMFMSVLAVMAGTIEKIATEIRALQKTEFNELEEGFKKGQKGSSAMPHKRNPITCEKLTGLARVIRGNMLVSMENICLWHERDISHSSTERIIFPDSTMLMDHMLVTLKSVLENLVVHENNLAKNLDLLGGVVCSQRLLLAMVNHGISREDAYQIVQSNAMKARDNQLKFRDVIRKDQSITSKLTEKEIDDVFDLNIYKKHVDMIFQRVFS, encoded by the coding sequence ATGATTGAGAGATATTCAAGAAAAATTATGCAAGACATTTGGTCGTTAGAAAATAAATTCAGAGTTTGGTTGGAAGTAGAAATAGCTGCCTGTGAAGCACACAATAAACTGGGAAATATTCCAGATGATGCGTTGCGGGTAATTAAAAAAAAGGCAGATATTAATGTAGAGAGAATTAATGAGATAGAAGAAGTTACTAATCATGATGTTATTGCCTTTACTACATGTGTGGCGGAGTATATTGGTCCAGAATCAAGATACGTTCATCTTGGTCTTACTTCCTCTGATGTTGTGGATACAGCTTTTTCTGTATTAATTAAACAGTCAGCAGAGATTATCTTAAAAGACATGAAAGAGCTTTTGCCAGTTTTAAAGACATTAGCATATAAATATAAAGATTTATTAATGATGGGTAGAACTCACGGTGTTCATGCAGAGCCGATGACTCTTGGTCTTAAATTTGCTCTTTGGTATGACGAGTTTGGTAGAAATATTAGAAGATTTGAATCAGCAATCAAGGAAATAGCTGTGGGACAGATTTCCGGTGCTGTTGGAAATTACTCAAATATAGATCCATATGTTGAAGAATTTGTGTGTAAAAAACTTGGACTTGCTCAAGTCAATGTTTCTACTCAAATTATACAAAGAGATAGACATGCTATGTTTATGTCTGTTTTAGCGGTCATGGCTGGAACTATAGAAAAGATAGCCACAGAGATTAGAGCATTACAGAAGACAGAATTCAATGAGCTTGAAGAAGGCTTCAAAAAAGGCCAAAAGGGTAGTTCTGCGATGCCACATAAGCGTAATCCTATCACCTGCGAGAAGTTAACGGGGCTGGCTAGGGTTATTAGAGGGAATATGTTGGTTAGTATGGAAAATATTTGCTTGTGGCATGAACGCGATATTTCACATTCTTCAACAGAGAGAATAATTTTTCCAGATAGTACAATGTTAATGGATCATATGCTTGTTACTTTAAAGTCAGTATTAGAAAATTTAGTTGTGCATGAAAACAATTTAGCAAAAAATCTAGACTTACTAGGTGGAGTAGTTTGTTCTCAACGATTATTGTTAGCTATGGTTAACCATGGTATTAGCAGAGAAGATGCTTATCAAATAGTTCAGTCTAATGCGATGAAAGCCAGAGACAACCAACTGAAGTTTAGAGACGTAATAAGAAAAGACCAAAGCATAACAAGTAAATTAACAGAAAAAGAAATAGATGACGTTTTTGACTTAAATATCTACAAAAAACATGTAGATATGATTTTTCAAAGAGTCTTTTCTTAA